One Nicotiana tomentosiformis chromosome 4, ASM39032v3, whole genome shotgun sequence genomic window carries:
- the LOC104116499 gene encoding bidirectional sugar transporter SWEET1-like — MAIIKILHTLFGIFGNVTGLFLFLAPMITFKRVIMNKSTEQFSGIPYVMTLLNCLLSTWYGLPFVSPNNILVSIINGTGAGLEAFYVLTFLTFAPKREKAKISGILFVVLSIFSTVALVSMLALHGNKRKIFCGFAAAIFSIIMYGSPLSIMRLVIKTKSVEYMPFFLSLFVFLCGTSWFVYGLLGKDPFIAVPNGVGGLLGTTQLILYAIYRDNKGKGKGKKGEENTTAEMELGKPKENKELPNTQNGDAKA; from the exons ATGGCAATCATCAAAATTCTCCACACtttatttgggatttttg GCAATGTTACTGGTTTGTTTCTCTTTTTGGCCCCCAT GATTACATTTAAGAGGGTCATTATGAATAAATCAACAGAACAATTTTCAGGCATACCATATGTAATGACTCTGCTCAACTGCTTACTCTCTACTTG GTATGGTCTGCCATTTGTGTCACCAAACAACATACTGGTATCAATAATCAATGGCACAGGTGCAGGACTTGAGGCATTCTATGTGTTGACATTCCTCACATTTGCACCCAAAAGGGAGAAGGCAAAAATCTCTGGAATTCTATTTGTAGTCCTTTCCATATTCTCAACTGTGGCATTGGTCTCCATGTTAGCCCTCCATGGCAATAAAAGGAAGATCTTTTGTGGCtttgctgctgcaattttctctatCATTATGTATGGTTCTCCTTTGTCAATTATG AGGCTAGTGATTAAGACTAAAAGCGTGGAGTACATGCCATTCTTCTTGTCCTTGTTTGTCTTTCTCTGTGGTACCTCATGGTTCGTCTATGGATTGCTTGGGAAGGACCCTTTCATTGCT GTACCAAACGGGGTCGGAGGTTTGCTAGGAACAACACAACTGATATTGTACGCAATCTACAGAGACAACAAAGGGAAAGGGAAAGGCAAGAAAGGCGAGGAAAATACAACTGCAGAGATGGAATTAGGGAAGCCCAAAGAGAATAAGGAACTACCTAACACCCAAAATGGAGATGCAAAAGCATGA